In Dyadobacter sp. CECT 9275, the following proteins share a genomic window:
- a CDS encoding response regulator transcription factor, with protein sequence MHTTRTHLETSHKNLQTLTPREWDVLLLIAEDNPSDEIADRLHITTASLKTYRARIAEKLTISGRDGVGRYARKNREYLRNMHKRLYFISF encoded by the coding sequence ATGCACACTACCCGTACACATTTAGAAACTTCACATAAGAACCTTCAGACACTTACACCCCGGGAATGGGACGTTCTGCTGCTTATTGCAGAGGATAATCCAAGTGATGAAATTGCTGATAGGCTACACATAACTACTGCTAGCCTAAAAACATACCGCGCGCGAATTGCAGAAAAGCTGACGATTTCTGGACGAGACGGGGTAGGCAGGTATGCCCGGAAGAACAGGGAGTATCTCAGGAATATGCATAAGAGGTTATATTTTATCTCTTTTTAG